Proteins encoded together in one Otariodibacter oris window:
- the lepB gene encoding signal peptidase I — translation MANLVPIIFIAILYGAWRVLDSMQLPNTISIILVTLVIICGAFAGFYKFSANPRRQAKIAREEKRLGRELTDEELKEIQPRSAIGEFFASLFGVLFFVTVLRSFILEPFQIPSGSMEPTLRVGDFLVVEKYAYGIKDPIWQTTLIETGKPQRGDVVVFKAPEQPSVDYIKRVIGVGGDTVKYDFLTQELTVIHGDTGEVEHLQYSQGKPNPEFFYHGEMQVERTETGDVTHQILNNPYPFNYEPYFFKQEGQEPGVWVVPEDEYFVMGDNRDNSEDSRFWGFVPNRNFVGKATFIWLSLDKKANEYPTGLRFDRIFTSIK, via the coding sequence ATGGCAAATTTAGTGCCAATTATTTTTATTGCTATATTATACGGCGCTTGGCGAGTATTAGATTCAATGCAATTACCTAATACGATCTCGATCATTTTAGTTACGCTTGTGATTATTTGTGGTGCTTTTGCTGGGTTTTATAAATTTAGTGCAAATCCACGTCGTCAGGCAAAAATAGCGCGTGAAGAAAAGCGTTTAGGTAGAGAATTAACAGACGAAGAATTGAAAGAAATTCAGCCACGTTCAGCGATTGGTGAATTTTTTGCTTCACTTTTTGGGGTGTTATTCTTTGTAACAGTATTACGTTCATTCATTTTAGAGCCATTTCAAATCCCAAGTGGTTCAATGGAACCTACCTTACGAGTAGGGGATTTCCTCGTAGTAGAAAAGTATGCCTATGGCATTAAAGATCCAATTTGGCAAACAACTTTGATCGAAACAGGTAAACCTCAACGTGGAGATGTGGTAGTATTTAAAGCACCAGAGCAACCGAGTGTGGACTATATCAAACGTGTGATTGGTGTTGGCGGTGATACAGTAAAATATGATTTCTTAACCCAAGAGCTGACAGTGATTCATGGCGATACAGGTGAAGTTGAGCATCTTCAATATAGTCAAGGTAAGCCAAATCCAGAGTTTTTCTATCACGGTGAAATGCAAGTTGAACGTACAGAAACAGGTGATGTAACTCATCAAATCTTGAATAATCCGTATCCGTTTAATTATGAACCTTACTTCTTTAAACAAGAAGGTCAAGAACCAGGTGTTTGGGTTGTACCTGAAGACGAATATTTCGTGATGGGTGATAACCGTGATAACAGTGAAGATAGTCGTTTCTGGGGCTTTGTGCCAAATAGAAATTTTGTGGGTAAGGCAACATTTATTTGGTTGAGTTTAGATAAAAAAGCTAATGAATACCCAACAGGATTACGCTTTGATCGTATTTTTACCTCAATTAAATAG
- the lepA gene encoding translation elongation factor 4: MQNIRNFSIIAHIDHGKSTLSDRLIQTCGGLSDREMAAQVLDSMDLERERGITIKAQSVTLNYKAKDGETYQLNFIDTPGHVDFSYEVSRSLAACEGALLVVDAGQGVEAQTLANCYTAIEMDLEVVPILNKIDLPAAEPDRVAEEIEDIVGIDAADAVRCSAKTGQGIEEVLEEIVAKIPAPEGDPEAPLQALIIDSWFDNYLGVVSLVRVKNGVIKKGDKIKVMSTGQSYNVDRLGIFTPKQIDTTELKTGEVGWVVCAIKDILGAPVGDTLTSHHHSATTALPGFKKVKPQVYAGLFPISSDDYEAFRDALGKLSLNDASLFYEPENSTALGFGFRCGFLGLLHMEIIQERLEREYDLDLITTAPTVVYEVEQTNGEVVYIDSPSKLPPLSNVAEIREPIAECNMLVPQEYLGNVITLCVEKRGVQTNMVYHGNQIALTYEIPMGEVVLDFFDRLKSTSRGYASLDYAFKRFQAADMVRVDIMINGDRVDALALIVHKANAPYRGRELVEKMKELIPRQQFDIAIQAAIGNHIIARSTVKQLRKNVLAKCYGGDVSRKKKLLQKQKEGKKRMKSLGNVEVPQEAFLAILHVGKD; this comes from the coding sequence ATGCAGAATATTCGTAACTTTTCAATTATTGCACATATCGACCACGGTAAATCGACACTTTCAGATCGATTAATTCAAACCTGTGGTGGATTATCAGATCGTGAAATGGCGGCTCAAGTTCTTGATTCAATGGATTTAGAACGTGAACGTGGTATTACTATTAAAGCACAAAGTGTAACCCTAAATTATAAAGCAAAAGATGGGGAAACTTATCAGCTTAACTTCATTGATACTCCAGGACACGTGGACTTTTCTTATGAAGTATCTCGCTCTTTAGCGGCTTGTGAGGGGGCGTTATTAGTGGTTGATGCGGGGCAAGGCGTTGAAGCACAAACCCTTGCTAACTGTTATACCGCAATCGAAATGGATCTTGAGGTTGTGCCAATTCTTAATAAAATTGATTTACCTGCGGCAGAGCCAGATCGAGTAGCAGAAGAAATCGAAGATATCGTGGGTATTGATGCTGCCGATGCGGTACGTTGTTCTGCAAAAACAGGGCAGGGTATTGAAGAAGTTTTAGAAGAAATTGTCGCTAAAATTCCAGCGCCTGAAGGTGATCCTGAAGCTCCATTACAAGCATTGATTATCGACTCTTGGTTTGATAACTATTTAGGTGTCGTTTCACTGGTTCGTGTGAAAAATGGTGTGATCAAAAAAGGCGATAAGATTAAAGTGATGAGTACTGGACAATCCTACAATGTGGATCGTTTAGGTATCTTTACACCAAAACAAATTGATACAACCGAATTAAAAACAGGTGAAGTAGGTTGGGTTGTATGTGCGATTAAAGATATTTTAGGAGCGCCAGTAGGGGATACATTAACCTCTCACCATCACTCTGCAACGACAGCATTACCGGGCTTTAAAAAAGTTAAACCACAAGTTTATGCAGGTTTATTCCCGATCAGTTCAGATGATTATGAAGCCTTCCGAGATGCGTTAGGCAAGCTCAGTTTAAATGATGCATCACTTTTCTATGAACCGGAAAATTCAACGGCGTTAGGCTTTGGTTTCCGTTGCGGATTCTTGGGCTTATTGCACATGGAGATCATTCAAGAACGATTAGAGCGCGAATATGATCTCGATTTAATTACCACTGCACCGACCGTAGTGTATGAAGTGGAACAAACCAATGGGGAAGTAGTCTATATTGACAGCCCATCGAAACTTCCACCATTGAGCAACGTGGCAGAAATTCGTGAACCAATCGCAGAATGTAATATGCTTGTTCCTCAAGAATATTTAGGTAATGTGATTACACTTTGTGTAGAAAAACGTGGTGTTCAGACCAACATGGTTTATCACGGTAACCAAATTGCATTAACCTATGAAATCCCAATGGGCGAGGTGGTGCTTGATTTCTTCGATCGCTTAAAATCCACCTCTCGTGGTTATGCTTCATTGGATTATGCATTCAAGCGTTTCCAAGCGGCAGATATGGTACGCGTCGATATTATGATCAATGGTGATCGTGTTGATGCGTTAGCCTTGATTGTGCATAAAGCGAATGCGCCTTATCGTGGTCGTGAATTAGTGGAAAAAATGAAAGAATTGATTCCACGTCAGCAATTCGATATTGCTATTCAAGCTGCGATTGGTAACCATATCATTGCACGTTCAACCGTAAAACAATTGCGTAAGAACGTATTAGCAAAATGTTATGGTGGGGACGTGAGCCGTAAGAAGAAACTATTACAAAAACAAAAAGAAGGTAAAAAGCGCATGAAGTCTTTGGGTAACGTTGAAGTGCCACAAGAAGCATTCTTAGCAATTTTACATGTAGGTAAAGATTAA
- the recO gene encoding DNA repair protein RecO gives MSEQWQRGFVLHRKNYSETSLLVDFFTENDGRITLLAKGARRPRSPLKAVLQPFTPLLLRWTGKGELKTLTKAEPVSLALPLNTISLYSGFYVNEVLSRVLEHNTAYPDLFQDYLQCITHLAVKAENIEPILRTFEFKILQALGYAVNFTHCAATGENVSPTMTYQFYQNEGFIASLLQNNQTFLGKDLLAFSCLDFSEKSTQQAAKRFTRMALKPYLGSAPLKSRELFQAILPSRIKSA, from the coding sequence ATGAGTGAACAGTGGCAACGTGGTTTTGTTTTACACCGTAAAAATTATAGTGAAACGAGCTTACTTGTAGATTTTTTTACTGAAAATGATGGTCGTATTACATTACTTGCTAAGGGTGCAAGAAGACCTCGTTCGCCACTTAAAGCTGTATTACAACCTTTCACCCCCCTTCTATTAAGATGGACGGGAAAAGGGGAGTTGAAAACCTTAACCAAAGCTGAGCCAGTTTCGTTAGCTTTACCCCTTAATACCATTTCCTTATATAGTGGGTTTTATGTTAATGAAGTGCTATCTCGAGTACTAGAACATAACACTGCCTATCCTGATTTATTTCAAGATTATCTACAATGCATTACTCATTTAGCGGTAAAGGCAGAAAATATCGAACCTATTTTGCGTACTTTTGAATTTAAAATCTTACAAGCGCTCGGTTACGCAGTAAATTTTACACATTGTGCTGCAACAGGTGAAAATGTTTCCCCTACAATGACTTATCAGTTTTATCAAAATGAAGGCTTTATTGCCTCATTACTCCAGAATAACCAAACTTTTTTAGGCAAAGATTTACTGGCATTTTCTTGCTTAGACTTTTCAGAAAAAAGTACCCAACAAGCCGCAAAACGCTTTACTCGCATGGCATTAAAACCTTATTTAGGGTCTGCTCCATTAAAAAGTCGGGAATTATTCCAAGCCATTTTGCCAAGTCGTATAAAGAGTGCCTAG
- the rnc gene encoding ribonuclease III: protein MQLERLQKKLGYQFSNLDYLQQALTHRSAASHNNERLEFLGDSILNFAIGKALYEKFPKSDEGELSRMRAALVKEHTLAVVARQFELGDYLKLGAGELKSGGCRRESILSDCVEAIIAAIYLDNGMNKAIERIYDWYKDLLANMKPGEAQKDPKTRLQEFLQGRRLSLPEYEVIDIKGEAHNQMFKVSCKVEKLPEIVIGIGTSRRKAEQHAAEQVIAKLNIK, encoded by the coding sequence ATGCAATTAGAACGATTACAGAAAAAATTAGGTTACCAATTTTCTAACCTTGATTACCTCCAACAAGCATTAACGCACCGCAGTGCTGCATCTCATAACAATGAACGCCTTGAATTTTTGGGCGATTCCATTCTTAATTTTGCGATTGGCAAAGCCCTATACGAAAAATTCCCCAAATCAGATGAAGGTGAATTAAGCCGAATGCGTGCTGCTTTAGTCAAGGAGCATACTTTAGCGGTTGTAGCTCGTCAGTTTGAATTAGGTGATTACTTAAAATTAGGTGCGGGTGAGTTGAAAAGCGGAGGATGTCGTCGTGAATCTATTCTTTCCGATTGTGTAGAAGCGATTATTGCTGCGATTTATCTCGATAATGGTATGAATAAAGCGATTGAGCGTATTTACGATTGGTATAAGGACTTACTTGCAAATATGAAACCAGGTGAGGCTCAAAAGGATCCGAAAACACGTTTACAAGAATTTTTACAAGGTAGAAGACTCAGCTTACCTGAATATGAAGTAATTGATATTAAAGGTGAAGCGCATAATCAAATGTTTAAAGTGAGCTGTAAAGTTGAGAAGTTACCTGAAATTGTGATTGGGATAGGTACAAGCCGTCGTAAAGCAGAACAACACGCAGCTGAACAAGTTATTGCAAAGCTAAATATTAAGTAA
- the metX gene encoding homoserine O-acetyltransferase MetX produces the protein MANFITLFADKPLNLVLGGSLSSITVAYQTYGSLNEDKSNAILLCHALTGDSEPYLDIESDNKGWWQNFIGSGLAFDTDKYFFICSNVLGGCKGTTGPASINPDTNKQYGSLFPIITIQDIVKVQKALLDQLAIPHLKAVVGGSFGGMQATQWGIYYPDFMDNIVNLCSTLSLSAEAIGFNHIMRQAIIHDPNFNGGDYYHKAPPEKGLKIARMLGMLTYRTDIQLTKAFGRETKRSSEFYGDHFQVESYLSYQGEKFLSRFDANSYLRLLRALDLYDPALGFENRQDALSRIKARYTLVGVNSDQLFKVNDIRQSKQELEMAGIPVEFYEIYSVFGHDAFLIDYEFFAPMIKQGISK, from the coding sequence ATGGCAAATTTTATTACTCTTTTTGCTGATAAGCCCTTAAATCTAGTACTTGGTGGATCACTATCATCAATTACTGTGGCTTATCAAACTTACGGCTCACTAAATGAAGATAAATCTAATGCAATACTGCTTTGCCATGCATTAACGGGAGATTCAGAGCCTTATCTCGATATAGAATCAGATAATAAAGGATGGTGGCAAAACTTTATTGGATCTGGATTAGCCTTTGATACCGATAAATATTTTTTTATTTGCTCTAATGTATTAGGAGGCTGTAAGGGAACAACAGGCCCCGCATCAATCAATCCCGATACCAATAAACAATATGGCAGCCTATTTCCTATTATTACCATCCAAGATATTGTAAAAGTACAAAAAGCATTACTTGATCAATTAGCAATCCCTCATTTAAAAGCCGTAGTCGGTGGCTCTTTTGGTGGAATGCAAGCTACGCAATGGGGAATATATTATCCCGATTTTATGGATAATATTGTCAATCTCTGCTCTACTCTCTCACTCAGTGCTGAAGCGATTGGCTTTAATCATATAATGAGACAAGCCATTATTCATGATCCTAACTTTAATGGGGGCGATTACTATCATAAAGCGCCTCCTGAAAAAGGATTGAAAATAGCGAGAATGCTCGGCATGCTAACCTATCGTACCGATATACAATTGACCAAAGCGTTTGGACGAGAAACAAAGCGTAGCAGTGAATTTTATGGCGACCATTTCCAAGTTGAATCATACTTGAGCTATCAAGGTGAAAAATTTCTTTCTCGATTTGATGCCAACAGTTATTTACGCTTACTGCGCGCACTCGATCTATATGATCCAGCATTGGGCTTTGAAAACCGCCAAGACGCTCTTTCAAGAATTAAGGCACGCTATACCTTAGTCGGAGTAAATAGCGACCAACTCTTTAAAGTAAATGATATAAGACAAAGTAAACAAGAACTTGAAATGGCAGGCATACCGGTTGAATTCTATGAAATTTATTCAGTATTTGGGCATGATGCTTTTCTGATTGATTATGAATTCTTTGCCCCTATGATTAAGCAAGGAATCTCAAAATAA
- a CDS encoding SanA/YdcF family protein, with amino-acid sequence MVNKQKNVDKEKVTLLSKVTYFMPKLIKLIISGGISFFCLMLLIDMSIGYLVKDRIYTNIEDLPYREYALVLGTAKYYPSGSPNLYYKYRLDATQQVYDNDKVSYFLMSGDNSTAYYNEPKVMTSDLQKLGVPNTLIKQDYAGYNTLDSIVRADKVFDLSPFTIISQRFHCERALFIAKFYDIDAICFVAQYPEEHYKVRIREFFARTAMLINLIIGVQPTTLEESKITEL; translated from the coding sequence ATGGTCAATAAGCAAAAAAATGTAGATAAAGAAAAAGTCACTTTGTTGAGTAAAGTGACTTACTTTATGCCTAAACTCATTAAGTTGATAATTAGTGGAGGTATATCATTTTTTTGTCTAATGTTATTGATTGATATGTCAATAGGTTATTTAGTCAAAGATCGAATTTATACCAATATAGAAGATTTACCTTATCGAGAATATGCACTGGTACTTGGTACAGCAAAATATTATCCTTCAGGATCACCTAATTTGTATTATAAATATCGATTAGATGCAACCCAACAAGTATATGATAATGATAAAGTAAGCTATTTTTTAATGAGTGGAGATAATTCAACCGCCTACTATAATGAACCTAAGGTAATGACTTCAGACTTGCAGAAATTGGGAGTACCAAATACGCTTATAAAGCAAGACTATGCGGGCTATAATACGTTAGATTCTATAGTTAGAGCAGATAAAGTATTTGATTTGTCGCCCTTTACGATTATTTCACAACGTTTTCATTGCGAGAGGGCATTATTTATTGCGAAATTTTATGATATTGACGCGATCTGTTTTGTGGCACAGTATCCTGAAGAGCATTATAAAGTCAGAATTCGAGAGTTTTTTGCAAGAACGGCTATGCTAATTAATCTTATTATAGGTGTTCAGCCGACTACATTAGAAGAATCTAAAATTACTGAACTATAA
- a CDS encoding 2,3-diphosphoglycerate-dependent phosphoglycerate mutase — MELVFIRHGFSEWNAKNLFTGWRDVNLTERGVEEAKAAGKKLLDAGYEFDIAFTSVLTRAIKTCNIVLEESHQLWIPQVKNWRLNERHYGALQGLDKKAAAEEHGDEQVHIWRRSYDVLPPLLDPKDPNSAHNDRRYAHLPADVVPDGENLKVTLERVLPFWEDQIAPALLSGKRVLVTAHGNSLRALAKHIMNISDADIMDFEIPTGQPLVLKLDDKLNFVEKFYL; from the coding sequence ATGGAATTGGTATTTATTCGTCACGGTTTTAGTGAATGGAATGCAAAAAACTTATTCACTGGTTGGCGTGATGTCAATCTAACAGAACGTGGTGTTGAAGAAGCAAAAGCAGCAGGTAAAAAATTACTTGATGCAGGTTATGAATTCGATATCGCTTTCACTTCTGTTTTAACACGTGCAATCAAAACTTGTAATATCGTTTTGGAAGAATCTCACCAATTATGGATTCCACAAGTTAAAAACTGGCGTTTAAATGAACGTCACTACGGTGCATTACAAGGCTTAGATAAAAAAGCGGCTGCTGAAGAACACGGTGATGAACAAGTGCATATTTGGCGTCGTTCTTATGATGTATTGCCACCATTATTAGACCCTAAAGATCCTAACTCTGCACATAACGATCGTCGTTATGCACATTTACCTGCTGATGTTGTACCAGATGGTGAAAACTTAAAAGTAACATTAGAACGTGTATTACCATTCTGGGAAGATCAAATTGCTCCAGCACTGCTTTCTGGTAAACGTGTACTTGTTACTGCACACGGTAACTCACTTCGTGCATTAGCAAAACACATCATGAATATTTCTGATGCAGACATCATGGATTTTGAAATTCCTACTGGTCAACCATTAGTTTTAAAACTTGATGATAAATTAAACTTTGTTGAGAAGTTCTATTTATAA
- the era gene encoding GTPase Era, whose product MTEQKTYCGFIAIVGRPNVGKSTLLNKILGQKISITSRKAQTTRHRILGIKTEGAYQEIYVDTPGLHIEEKRAINRLMNRAASSAISDVDLVIFVVEGTKWTDDDEMVLNKLRGTKVPVVLAINKIDNVKEKEELLPHIIKLSEKFPFKEIIPISGQRGKNVHILEKFVRESLKEGIHHYPEDYVTDRSQRFMASEIIREKLMRFMGEELPYSVTVEIEQFKTNERGTYEINGLILVEREGQKKMVIGQGGQKIKVIGTEARLDMERLFDNKVHLELWVKVKAGWADDERALRSLGYIDE is encoded by the coding sequence ATGACAGAACAAAAAACATATTGTGGCTTTATTGCCATTGTAGGTCGTCCTAACGTAGGCAAATCAACATTATTAAATAAAATTTTAGGGCAAAAGATTTCGATCACTTCACGTAAAGCGCAAACAACTCGTCACCGTATTTTAGGGATTAAAACGGAAGGCGCTTATCAAGAAATTTATGTAGATACTCCAGGACTGCATATTGAAGAAAAACGTGCGATTAATCGTTTAATGAATCGTGCAGCAAGTAGTGCGATTAGTGATGTTGATTTAGTCATTTTTGTCGTTGAAGGCACAAAATGGACTGACGACGATGAAATGGTATTAAATAAATTACGTGGTACTAAAGTACCCGTGGTATTAGCAATTAACAAAATTGATAATGTGAAAGAGAAAGAGGAATTACTCCCTCACATTATTAAATTAAGTGAAAAATTCCCATTCAAAGAAATCATTCCAATTTCAGGGCAACGTGGTAAAAACGTACATATTTTGGAAAAATTTGTTAGAGAATCGCTTAAAGAAGGGATTCATCATTATCCTGAAGATTATGTCACAGACCGTTCGCAACGCTTTATGGCATCCGAGATTATTCGTGAAAAATTAATGCGTTTTATGGGTGAAGAATTACCTTATTCGGTTACCGTTGAAATTGAGCAATTTAAAACGAATGAGCGTGGCACTTATGAAATTAACGGATTAATTTTAGTTGAACGTGAAGGTCAGAAAAAAATGGTAATCGGACAAGGCGGACAAAAAATTAAGGTAATCGGTACAGAAGCTCGCTTAGATATGGAACGCTTGTTTGATAATAAAGTCCATTTAGAGCTTTGGGTTAAAGTTAAAGCAGGTTGGGCTGATGATGAACGAGCCTTAAGAAGTTTAGGCTACATTGATGAGTAA
- a CDS encoding DMT family transporter, producing the protein MQNHQPIKGAIAIISAGVLFAGVNTLIPKLTSVSSIDASVVALVQYLAAFLFLMPSMVNAGFFQSLKTQHFGLHCIRVFLSAIGIQCWTMALAHPIPIWQGIALLMTSPLFVTIGSGLILKEKVDKKRWIATFLGFVGAMIILEPWSEEFDWIVLLPVAAAFFWAGYSLMVKKLSSDDSPTTMVAYLFILITPFNLLIAMTNLSPTGFSMPSFSDFGFLILLGFLTALAQLAVAKAYNLADASYIQPFDFIKLPLNVLAGWLVFNWVPPGKLWLGAAIIIGATMYITHAETKLAKNSDGQ; encoded by the coding sequence ATGCAAAATCATCAACCAATTAAAGGCGCTATAGCGATTATTAGTGCAGGCGTTTTGTTTGCAGGGGTTAATACACTTATCCCAAAATTAACCTCTGTTTCTTCTATTGATGCGAGTGTTGTTGCTCTCGTTCAGTACTTAGCGGCATTTTTATTTTTAATGCCAAGTATGGTAAATGCGGGTTTTTTCCAATCATTAAAAACACAGCATTTTGGGCTACATTGTATAAGAGTGTTCTTATCGGCTATTGGTATACAATGTTGGACAATGGCGTTAGCGCACCCGATCCCTATTTGGCAAGGTATCGCATTATTAATGACCTCCCCCCTATTCGTTACTATTGGTTCAGGTTTGATTCTTAAAGAAAAAGTAGATAAAAAGCGTTGGATTGCGACTTTTCTCGGTTTTGTTGGTGCTATGATTATTTTAGAACCGTGGTCAGAAGAGTTTGATTGGATTGTCTTACTACCTGTTGCTGCAGCATTCTTCTGGGCAGGCTATTCATTAATGGTGAAAAAATTATCATCAGACGATTCACCAACCACAATGGTTGCTTATTTATTTATTTTGATCACGCCATTTAATCTTTTGATTGCAATGACTAATTTAAGCCCAACAGGCTTTAGCATGCCATCTTTTAGTGATTTTGGTTTTCTTATTTTACTAGGGTTCTTAACTGCTCTCGCTCAGCTAGCGGTAGCAAAAGCGTATAATTTAGCAGATGCTTCTTATATTCAACCCTTTGACTTCATCAAATTGCCTTTGAATGTATTAGCAGGATGGCTTGTTTTTAATTGGGTTCCACCAGGTAAATTATGGCTTGGTGCTGCTATCATTATTGGTGCAACGATGTATATTACTCACGCAGAAACAAAATTAGCTAAAAATTCTGATGGTCAATAA
- a CDS encoding DUF1007 family protein: MKKYFLGLLGLFCVNQAALAHPHSFVDMKNQVLITDDTLKGFAMSWMLDEITSAELLYEINHAEDKSEAIQKITDELSTSAVEAHYFSEFYNEKNEPIKFKAQPINPSVEIQKNRIIYHFELTLAKPQPLKGHTFRLYTFEPSYYLSMSYEKASDVTVTPQSVCKVSMEEPQVNDSLRLYASSLDQTETPDMPTTSSLSLGALFSQKVNIVCQ; the protein is encoded by the coding sequence ATGAAAAAATACTTTTTAGGTTTACTCGGACTTTTCTGTGTAAATCAAGCCGCCCTTGCTCATCCCCACTCTTTTGTTGATATGAAAAATCAAGTGCTGATTACAGATGATACATTAAAAGGGTTTGCAATGAGTTGGATGTTGGATGAAATTACTTCCGCAGAACTTTTGTATGAAATCAATCATGCAGAAGATAAATCAGAAGCCATCCAAAAAATTACCGATGAACTTTCCACCTCTGCGGTAGAAGCTCATTATTTTAGTGAGTTCTATAATGAAAAGAATGAGCCGATAAAGTTTAAAGCCCAGCCTATTAATCCTTCGGTTGAAATTCAAAAGAATCGCATTATATATCACTTTGAATTAACACTAGCGAAGCCACAACCATTGAAAGGTCATACGTTTAGATTATATACTTTCGAACCAAGTTATTATCTTTCAATGAGTTATGAGAAAGCAAGTGATGTGACTGTTACTCCTCAATCGGTTTGTAAAGTATCAATGGAAGAACCTCAGGTTAATGATTCTTTACGCCTTTACGCTTCTTCGCTAGATCAAACAGAAACACCCGATATGCCAACAACCAGTAGCTTATCTCTCGGGGCATTATTTTCTCAAAAGGTAAATATAGTATGTCAGTAA
- a CDS encoding nickel/cobalt transporter produces the protein MSVKYKKLLWVVALLLLIIAMYEAYPYLLFKVMEWQREFNLQISSSLRALNENSQQAGLWLMVVSFIYGIFHAVGPGHGKFILGTYLSLETTKIPKTIKITLLAAMFQGLVAVGLVTLLVVVLTLSRQHFNLTLTWVERGSFIVMILFGCYWIYQSIKSVWKNLAKKKEIIKPIKIKKIQSIQQPVAYTAKLAADHVHSEHCGCGHKHLPSSEEMENIQDWKSMMMVIISIGLRPCTGAVLVLFLAYTIDLYLWGVASALVMALGTGLTLTLFALFVLFSRNKAIETSRWYFSMHTNKQLVVGMKVMMGIFLIGFGTMLFHGSLIDTTTLLFGGR, from the coding sequence ATGTCAGTAAAATATAAAAAATTACTCTGGGTAGTTGCACTATTACTACTCATTATTGCTATGTATGAGGCCTATCCTTACCTTCTTTTTAAAGTCATGGAATGGCAACGTGAATTCAATTTACAAATATCATCCTCTTTACGTGCACTTAATGAAAATAGCCAGCAAGCTGGTTTATGGTTAATGGTGGTTAGCTTCATTTATGGCATATTTCATGCCGTAGGGCCTGGTCATGGTAAATTCATTCTAGGAACCTATCTTTCTCTTGAAACAACCAAAATACCAAAGACAATTAAAATCACACTGCTTGCAGCGATGTTTCAGGGATTAGTTGCAGTTGGCCTAGTGACATTATTAGTCGTTGTTCTTACGCTATCTCGTCAACATTTTAATCTTACGTTAACATGGGTTGAACGCGGTAGTTTTATCGTGATGATTCTATTTGGATGCTATTGGATCTACCAAAGCATTAAATCTGTATGGAAAAATCTTGCGAAGAAAAAAGAAATAATCAAACCGATAAAAATAAAGAAAATTCAATCTATCCAGCAACCCGTGGCTTATACCGCTAAGCTTGCCGCAGATCACGTTCACTCTGAGCATTGTGGCTGTGGTCATAAACATCTTCCTTCATCGGAAGAAATGGAGAATATCCAAGATTGGAAATCTATGATGATGGTTATCATTAGTATTGGTCTTCGCCCATGTACTGGTGCCGTATTAGTATTATTCCTTGCTTATACCATTGATCTATATCTTTGGGGAGTAGCTTCTGCATTAGTGATGGCTTTAGGTACGGGATTAACTCTAACATTATTTGCACTGTTTGTATTGTTTAGCCGTAACAAAGCTATTGAAACAAGCCGTTGGTATTTTTCTATGCATACCAATAAACAGCTTGTCGTTGGAATGAAAGTCATGATGGGTATCTTTCTTATCGGATTTGGCACAATGCTATTCCACGGAAGTTTAATTGATACAACGACTCTCCTATTTGGTGGAAGATAA